Proteins encoded within one genomic window of Empedobacter falsenii:
- a CDS encoding response regulator transcription factor, with amino-acid sequence MNKPKVLIVEDELGIANFMLQGLEEENLSPTHCLSGEDALVKINNEKFDVILLDWMMLNISGLEVCQTTRSTENPNKKTPIIFITAKDTVQDTIEGLNTGANDYIKKPFDFNELVARINVYLRQNESNNLLNFGNISLNTETHQTFLDNNLVELTLKEFQLLAYLFKNKNRICTRKEIIENVWDIHFEYDTSVIDVFINAIRKKLNLKKDDPRLHTIRGVGYISKDA; translated from the coding sequence ATGAACAAACCAAAAGTTTTAATTGTTGAAGATGAATTGGGAATTGCCAATTTTATGCTTCAAGGTTTAGAAGAAGAAAATTTATCGCCAACGCACTGTTTAAGCGGCGAAGATGCCTTAGTGAAAATAAATAACGAGAAATTTGATGTTATTTTATTGGATTGGATGATGTTAAATATTTCTGGATTAGAAGTTTGTCAAACAACGCGATCTACTGAAAATCCAAATAAAAAAACGCCCATTATTTTCATTACAGCGAAAGATACAGTTCAAGATACAATTGAAGGTTTGAATACTGGTGCAAATGATTACATCAAAAAACCATTTGATTTCAATGAATTAGTAGCACGAATCAACGTTTATCTTCGTCAAAATGAATCGAATAATCTTTTGAATTTCGGAAATATTTCATTAAATACAGAAACGCATCAAACTTTTTTAGACAATAATTTAGTTGAATTAACACTAAAAGAATTTCAACTTTTAGCTTATCTTTTCAAGAATAAAAACCGAATTTGTACACGCAAAGAAATCATTGAAAACGTTTGGGACATTCATTTTGAATATGATACAAGTGTGATTGATGTTTTTATTAATGCGATTCGTAAAAAATTGAATCTAAAAAAAGACGATCCGCGTTTGCATACTATTCGTGGCGTTGGTTACATTTCGAAAGATGCTTAA
- a CDS encoding sensor histidine kinase: MLKKFSVKNRIALFYSLTFSVILLIIFYLIYFSVNRGINKTMYETLEEEINSHVDYVLHEPTLENFVQPREWEEVEHTDIALNPVFISIYNKNFKLIESSPNMVQNQLDWNNEEPENKPFYAEYNSIQLLISQAKLIHHGEVVGYLVVGVSTKHNQLALDYLKTALLIIFPISVLLTFLLARFIAAKSIKPVFNVIHTAQSITENNLSERIQLPKNKDELFQLSATINSLLDRLEFQILKAKQFSADASHELRTPLAIIKGTLEILIRRERTPEQYNEKIDYTLKQVNRLDRLVEQFLLLSRVENNSLELKTSLFELKSEVLKSIERFDVLLQEKQISVDTEQLQAYEIDNFQEFFEIIIDNILSNAIKYSNLKGQITILSNIENDCYELIFEDNGIGMNQEDLKFVQERFFRIKNDSTLHISGSGLGLNIATQLAKMSDIKMRIESKQNIGTKIILTLNIENF, encoded by the coding sequence ATGCTTAAAAAATTTTCAGTAAAAAATAGAATTGCGCTTTTCTACAGTCTTACTTTTTCGGTTATTTTACTGATTATATTTTATTTAATTTATTTTTCTGTAAACCGAGGTATCAACAAAACGATGTACGAAACGTTGGAGGAAGAAATCAATAGTCACGTTGATTATGTTTTACACGAACCAACATTAGAGAACTTTGTTCAACCACGTGAATGGGAAGAAGTTGAACATACAGACATTGCACTGAATCCTGTTTTTATCTCGATTTATAATAAAAATTTCAAATTAATTGAGAGCTCTCCAAATATGGTGCAAAATCAATTGGATTGGAACAATGAAGAACCAGAAAATAAGCCTTTTTACGCTGAATACAATTCAATTCAGTTATTAATTTCTCAAGCAAAATTGATTCATCACGGCGAAGTTGTGGGATATTTGGTCGTCGGCGTTTCAACAAAACACAATCAATTAGCGCTAGATTATTTGAAAACTGCCTTACTTATTATCTTTCCTATTTCGGTTTTATTGACGTTTCTTTTAGCTCGTTTTATTGCTGCTAAATCGATTAAACCTGTTTTCAATGTGATTCATACAGCGCAGTCTATCACAGAAAATAATCTTTCAGAACGTATTCAATTACCTAAAAATAAAGATGAATTATTTCAACTTTCAGCGACAATAAATTCACTGTTAGATCGATTAGAGTTTCAAATTTTAAAAGCTAAACAGTTTTCGGCTGACGCTTCACATGAACTTCGAACACCTTTAGCAATTATAAAAGGAACATTGGAAATTTTGATTCGACGCGAACGTACGCCTGAACAATATAATGAAAAAATAGATTACACATTGAAACAAGTGAATCGTTTGGATCGTTTGGTGGAACAATTTTTATTGCTTTCTCGTGTCGAAAATAATAGTTTGGAGCTAAAAACTTCATTATTTGAACTAAAATCAGAAGTTTTAAAATCAATTGAACGTTTTGATGTTTTGTTACAAGAAAAACAAATTTCTGTCGATACGGAACAACTTCAAGCTTATGAAATTGATAATTTCCAAGAATTTTTTGAGATTATTATAGATAACATTTTATCAAATGCCATAAAATATTCGAACTTAAAAGGTCAAATCACAATTCTTTCTAACATCGAAAATGATTGCTATGAATTGATTTTTGAAGACAATGGAATTGGAATGAATCAAGAAGATTTAAAATTTGTTCAAGAACGATTTTTCCGAATTAAAAATGATTCAACACTCCATATTTCTGGTTCTGGATTAGGACTAAATATTGCAACACAATTAGCTAAAATGTCTGATATTAAAATGCGAATTGAGAGTAAGCAAAATATTGGAACTAAAATTATTTTAACGTTGAATATTGAAAATTTTTAA
- a CDS encoding (4Fe-4S)-binding protein produces MNQHEYTNGEITIIWKPELCQHAGICVKLLPNVYNPKEKPWLKPENASSDELIKQVHQCPSGALSIKK; encoded by the coding sequence ATGAACCAACACGAATATACCAACGGAGAAATTACTATAATCTGGAAGCCTGAATTATGTCAACATGCAGGTATTTGCGTAAAACTACTTCCAAATGTATATAATCCGAAAGAAAAACCTTGGCTAAAACCAGAAAATGCAAGTAGTGATGAACTTATCAAACAAGTTCACCAATGTCCTTCAGGCGCGTTGAGTATAAAGAAGTAA
- the abc-f gene encoding ribosomal protection-like ABC-F family protein yields MLTLQNISYQHPNKDILFSDINLTVQNQEKIALIGNNGVGKSTLLKIIAKKSQSSNGIINIETEPYYVPQIFGQFDQLTIAQVLKIEDKLSALHEILNGNTSEDNFNSLDDDWTIEDRCNEALSYWQLNNLDLSKKMETLSGGQKTKVFLAGISIHQPELILLDEPSNHLDNVSRQLLYDLVLDTKSTLIIVSHDRKLLNLLNSVYELSKHGIKVYGGNYDFYKAQKQIENNALSQDIQSKEKALRKAKEKERDTLERQQKLDNRGKSKQEKSGVARIMMNTLRNNAENSTSKLKGVHTEKINGISQDLQTLRSSLSPLDKMKFGFDHSHLHKGKVLLTATNINFGYNDKLIWENNLNFEIISRERIAIKGKNGSGKTTLIKLILGKIKPQKGTIYRAENKSIYIDQDYSLLNNKLEVYEQAQQFNTSALQEHEIKIRLNRFLFSKDDWEKPCLTLSGGERMRLLLCCLTINSKAPDIIILDEPTNNLDIQNIEILTKAINEYQGTLIVVSHDEAFLEQIKIERTIDL; encoded by the coding sequence ATGCTTACTTTACAAAATATTTCATATCAACATCCAAACAAGGATATACTGTTTAGCGACATTAATTTAACAGTACAAAATCAAGAAAAAATTGCTTTAATTGGTAATAACGGAGTAGGAAAATCTACTTTATTGAAAATTATCGCCAAAAAAAGTCAATCATCAAACGGAATAATAAACATTGAAACCGAACCTTATTATGTTCCACAAATTTTCGGACAATTCGATCAGTTAACAATAGCTCAAGTACTGAAAATTGAAGATAAATTAAGTGCATTGCACGAAATTTTAAACGGAAACACAAGTGAAGATAATTTCAATTCACTCGATGATGATTGGACAATCGAAGACCGTTGCAATGAAGCATTAAGTTATTGGCAACTCAATAATTTAGACTTATCCAAAAAAATGGAAACTCTAAGTGGTGGACAAAAAACAAAGGTTTTTTTAGCTGGAATTTCCATTCATCAGCCCGAATTAATTTTATTGGATGAACCTAGCAATCATCTCGATAATGTAAGCCGTCAACTTTTATACGATCTAGTTCTCGATACAAAAAGCACGTTAATCATCGTAAGCCATGACAGAAAACTTCTAAACCTTCTAAATAGTGTTTATGAGTTAAGTAAACACGGGATTAAAGTTTATGGTGGAAATTACGACTTTTATAAAGCTCAAAAACAGATTGAAAACAATGCCTTGAGTCAAGATATTCAAAGTAAAGAAAAAGCATTGCGAAAAGCCAAAGAGAAAGAACGAGATACTTTAGAACGGCAACAAAAATTGGATAATCGTGGAAAAAGTAAACAAGAAAAATCAGGTGTTGCTCGAATAATGATGAACACTTTGCGAAATAATGCCGAAAATAGTACATCAAAATTAAAAGGTGTTCATACAGAAAAAATTAATGGAATTTCTCAGGATTTACAAACGCTTCGCTCCTCTCTATCTCCTTTAGATAAAATGAAATTTGGTTTTGATCATTCTCACTTGCACAAAGGAAAAGTTTTACTTACTGCAACTAACATTAACTTTGGTTATAACGATAAACTGATTTGGGAAAATAACTTAAATTTTGAGATTATAAGTCGTGAACGCATTGCAATAAAAGGAAAAAACGGTTCAGGAAAAACTACGTTGATAAAGCTTATTTTAGGAAAGATAAAACCGCAAAAAGGAACAATTTATCGAGCAGAAAATAAATCCATTTACATTGACCAAGATTATTCGTTACTTAATAATAAACTAGAAGTTTACGAGCAAGCACAACAATTTAATACCTCAGCATTACAAGAACACGAAATCAAGATTCGTTTAAACCGATTTTTGTTTTCAAAAGATGATTGGGAGAAACCTTGCTTAACATTGAGTGGTGGTGAAAGAATGCGTTTATTACTTTGTTGTTTAACAATAAACAGCAAAGCTCCTGACATTATTATTTTGGACGAACCTACCAATAATTTAGATATTCAGAACATTGAAATTTTGACAAAAGCCATAAACGAATATCAAGGAACGCTAATCGTTGTATCACACGACGAAGCATTTTTGGAGCAAATAAAAATAGAGCGGACGATTGATTTATAA
- a CDS encoding sigma-54-dependent transcriptional regulator — MHSILIIDDETKIRTLLARILELEGFEIHQAEDLKSGLKKIKTLTPEVILCDVKLPDGNGVEFAKEVKEKFPLIEIILLTAYGNIPDGVQAIKNGAFDYITKGDDNNRILPLLYRALDRVKYNKENEISQETTSTKLDSNLLLGKSPIFEQALQLAQKVAPTNATVLLTGETGTGKEVFATAIHQSSLRKDQNFVAINCSAFSKDLLESELFGHKAGAFTGAMKDQKGLFEEAHLGTIFLDEIGEMALDLQAKLLRVLESGEFIKIGETKPTKVDVRIIAATNRNLEKEIANGTFREDLFYRISVFHIELPSLRERVSDIELIVNQFIKHFNQYYQKNIKSINQETLLFLKKYSWPGNIRELKNTIERAIILSENEELSTNDFPSFIQTSEIDQNENSLELALMEKKHIQKVLKFTKGNKTKTAELLGIGLTTLYRKIAEYELN; from the coding sequence ATGCATTCAATTTTAATCATAGACGATGAAACAAAAATCAGAACACTCCTAGCTCGAATTCTCGAATTAGAAGGTTTTGAAATACATCAAGCAGAAGATTTAAAATCAGGGCTTAAGAAAATTAAAACACTTACTCCTGAAGTTATTTTATGTGATGTAAAATTACCTGATGGTAATGGTGTTGAGTTTGCAAAAGAAGTCAAAGAAAAATTTCCTTTGATAGAAATTATTCTGCTTACAGCTTATGGAAATATTCCTGATGGCGTTCAAGCTATTAAAAACGGAGCTTTTGATTATATTACAAAAGGGGATGATAACAATCGTATTTTACCCTTGTTGTATAGAGCTTTGGATCGTGTGAAATATAATAAAGAGAATGAAATTTCTCAAGAAACAACATCAACAAAATTAGACAGTAATTTATTATTGGGTAAATCTCCAATTTTTGAACAAGCTTTACAATTAGCTCAAAAAGTTGCACCAACAAATGCTACCGTTCTTTTAACCGGAGAAACAGGAACTGGAAAAGAAGTTTTTGCGACAGCCATACATCAATCAAGTTTGCGAAAAGACCAAAATTTTGTTGCTATTAACTGTTCTGCTTTTAGTAAAGACTTATTAGAAAGTGAATTATTTGGTCATAAAGCAGGTGCATTTACAGGCGCAATGAAAGATCAAAAAGGTTTGTTTGAAGAAGCTCATTTAGGAACTATTTTTTTAGATGAAATTGGCGAAATGGCCTTGGATTTACAAGCAAAATTATTGCGAGTTTTAGAATCGGGTGAGTTTATTAAAATCGGCGAAACAAAACCTACAAAAGTTGATGTACGAATTATTGCAGCCACTAACCGAAATTTGGAAAAGGAAATTGCAAACGGAACATTTCGCGAAGATTTATTTTATCGAATTTCTGTGTTCCATATCGAGTTACCTTCCTTACGTGAACGCGTTTCGGATATCGAACTAATCGTGAATCAGTTTATAAAACACTTCAATCAGTATTATCAAAAAAATATAAAATCTATCAATCAGGAAACTTTACTTTTTCTAAAAAAATATTCGTGGCCGGGAAATATTCGTGAATTAAAAAATACGATCGAACGTGCTATTATTTTGTCGGAAAATGAAGAACTTTCTACAAATGATTTTCCTTCATTTATTCAAACAAGCGAAATTGATCAGAACGAAAATTCATTAGAATTAGCTTTAATGGAAAAAAAACATATTCAGAAAGTTTTAAAATTTACAAAAGGAAACAAAACAAAAACGGCAGAATTATTAGGTATTGGCTTAACAACGCTTTATCGAAAAATAGCCGAATATGAACTGAATTAA
- a CDS encoding DUF7674 family protein — translation MKMKQTISLDEVKELKSKVLQNILDNNPARVKQLCYSVGKLFSKTNDLGKTYINNLFILPVTLMIEADFKNRKQFLNLFPMNLKSEYVKQIYHSGI, via the coding sequence ATGAAAATGAAACAAACGATTTCATTAGATGAAGTCAAAGAACTTAAAAGTAAAGTACTGCAAAACATTTTAGATAATAATCCAGCACGTGTAAAACAGCTATGTTATAGTGTAGGAAAATTGTTTTCAAAAACAAATGATTTGGGTAAAACATACATCAATAATCTGTTTATACTACCCGTTACTTTGATGATTGAAGCGGATTTCAAAAACCGAAAACAGTTTTTGAATTTGTTTCCAATGAATTTGAAATCAGAATATGTTAAACAAATTTATCATTCAGGAATATGA
- the kdpF gene encoding K(+)-transporting ATPase subunit F, producing MIFLLLIAIALFVYLVYVLLKPEKF from the coding sequence ATGATTTTCTTATTACTCATCGCTATTGCTTTGTTTGTTTACTTAGTATATGTGCTATTAAAACCCGAAAAATTTTAA
- the kdpA gene encoding potassium-transporting ATPase subunit KdpA, producing MNSEIFGVIVQFLVAIALSIPLGNYIAKVYLNKPTFLDRLISPIEKLLFKISGINSEEQMNWKQHLSALLTINLIWFVIGFILLMTQGLLPFNPDKNPSMSPDLAFNTIISFVVNCNLQHYSGETGVSYLAQLWLMFLQFVSAATGMAAAVTLFEAFRQKTTKTLGNFYTYFIKSITRILLPLCVIVSSILIFQGTLMTFEGKDKMMTLEGNKVEVSRGPAAAFIAIKHLGTNGGGFFGTNSAHPFENPTYISNMTEMIAQMLIPLAMLFAFGVYTNRRKFAWMMFGVMTVGFLCLTIPNVYMESQGNPMIEKLGIDNSLGAMEGKEVRIGSAASGFWSIATTVISTGSVNSMHDSTMPLSGMNELLAMMINSVYGGVGVGILNFFVFVILAVFISGLMVGRTPEIFGKKIEAKEMKIAMMITLLHPFLILVGTALAAGIPSETLSTLNNSSYHGFSEMLYEFTSSAANNGSGFEGLGDNTPFWNIATGFVLILGRFLPIIGPVAIAGLLAKKHFVPEGSGTLATDTATFGSIVFAIILIVAALAFFPALTLGPIADYFSTPKF from the coding sequence ATGAATTCAGAAATATTTGGCGTTATCGTACAATTTTTAGTTGCGATCGCTCTTTCCATTCCGTTAGGAAATTACATTGCAAAAGTGTATCTCAATAAACCAACTTTTTTAGACCGATTAATTTCCCCAATAGAAAAGTTGTTATTCAAAATATCAGGTATCAATTCAGAGGAGCAGATGAATTGGAAACAACATTTAAGTGCATTGTTAACGATTAATTTGATTTGGTTTGTCATTGGATTTATTCTATTAATGACACAAGGTTTGTTGCCTTTTAATCCAGATAAAAATCCAAGTATGAGCCCTGATTTGGCTTTCAATACGATTATTTCGTTTGTGGTGAATTGTAATTTACAACACTATTCAGGAGAAACAGGCGTAAGTTATTTAGCACAATTATGGCTGATGTTTTTACAATTTGTGAGTGCAGCAACTGGTATGGCAGCAGCAGTTACATTATTTGAAGCTTTTCGACAAAAAACAACGAAAACTTTAGGTAATTTTTATACCTATTTCATCAAATCTATTACGCGTATTTTATTGCCATTATGTGTAATTGTATCTTCAATCTTAATTTTTCAAGGAACTCTAATGACATTTGAAGGAAAAGATAAAATGATGACTTTAGAAGGAAATAAAGTGGAAGTTTCTCGAGGACCTGCAGCAGCTTTTATAGCCATAAAACATCTAGGAACAAATGGAGGCGGATTCTTTGGAACCAACTCTGCACACCCATTCGAAAACCCAACATATATAAGTAATATGACGGAAATGATTGCACAAATGCTAATTCCGTTGGCGATGTTATTTGCCTTTGGCGTTTATACAAATCGCAGAAAATTCGCTTGGATGATGTTTGGTGTAATGACTGTAGGCTTTCTATGTTTAACGATTCCGAATGTTTACATGGAATCGCAAGGAAATCCAATGATTGAAAAACTCGGTATTGATAATTCATTAGGTGCAATGGAAGGTAAAGAAGTTCGAATTGGTTCTGCCGCTTCAGGATTTTGGAGCATCGCAACAACCGTTATTTCTACAGGTTCAGTCAATTCTATGCACGATAGTACAATGCCATTATCTGGAATGAACGAATTGTTAGCTATGATGATCAACAGTGTTTATGGAGGTGTGGGAGTTGGTATTTTAAACTTCTTTGTATTTGTAATTTTAGCGGTATTTATTAGTGGATTGATGGTTGGTAGAACACCTGAAATTTTTGGAAAAAAAATAGAAGCCAAAGAAATGAAAATCGCCATGATGATTACCCTTTTACATCCATTCTTGATTTTAGTAGGAACAGCTTTGGCTGCTGGAATACCAAGTGAAACACTATCAACCTTAAACAACTCTTCGTATCATGGATTTAGTGAAATGTTATATGAATTTACTTCATCTGCTGCAAATAACGGTTCTGGTTTCGAAGGCTTAGGAGACAACACTCCATTTTGGAATATTGCAACTGGTTTTGTATTGATTTTAGGACGATTCTTACCTATAATTGGTCCTGTTGCAATTGCTGGATTATTAGCAAAAAAACATTTTGTCCCAGAAGGTTCAGGAACTTTAGCAACCGATACAGCAACTTTTGGAAGTATTGTTTTTGCCATCATCTTAATTGTTGCAGCCTTAGCATTTTTTCCAGCTTTAACCTTAGGTCCCATTGCAGATTATTTTTCAACTCCAAAATTTTAG
- the kdpB gene encoding potassium-transporting ATPase subunit KdpB: MTRENKTNLFEKTLVQTAFKEAFIKLNPATLYKNPVMFAVEIGTAIMLGVCFWILLGETSQGSFGYNFSIFILLLFTLLFANFAEAIAEARGKAQADSLRKTREETPAKLENGETISSSALIKDMMFICEAGDIIPTDGEIIEGLATIDESAITGESAPVIREAGGDKSSVTGGTKVLSDRIKVKVTTQPGESFLDKMIALVEGANRQKSPNEIALTILLAAFTLVFVIVMVTLKPFADYANVPITIGALISLFVCLIPTTIGGLLSAIGIAGMDRALRANVITKSGKAVETAGDIDVLLLDKTGTITIGNRKATALYPAIGIEMEALEKAAVLSSMSDETPEGKSIIELVQIDPLKYAIQHPIFINFSAETRCSGIDFDQTRIRKGAVDAIKNLVENAGNTFPNEIQLKANEIAQNGGTPLVVSQNEQVLGVIELQDIIKPGIQERFARLRKMGIKTVMVTGDNPMTAKFIAEKAGVDDFIAEAKPEDKMNYIKKEQTEGRLVAMMGDGTNDAPALAQANVGVAMNSGTQAAKEAGNMVDLDNDPTKLIEVVEIGKQLLMTRGTLTTFSIANDVAKYFAIIPALFITAIPALKGLNIMNLHSPETAILSAVIFNAIIIPFLIPLALKGVPYKPIGASALLRRNLLIYGIGGIIVPFIGIKLIDIFISIFF, from the coding sequence ATGACACGAGAAAATAAAACCAATTTATTTGAAAAAACATTGGTACAAACAGCCTTCAAAGAAGCTTTCATCAAACTAAATCCAGCAACTTTATATAAAAACCCTGTCATGTTTGCTGTAGAAATTGGTACTGCAATTATGTTAGGAGTTTGTTTTTGGATTCTTTTAGGTGAAACATCTCAAGGTAGTTTTGGGTATAATTTTTCAATTTTCATCTTACTCCTTTTTACATTGTTATTTGCCAATTTTGCTGAAGCAATTGCCGAAGCAAGAGGAAAAGCTCAAGCCGACAGTTTACGTAAAACACGAGAAGAAACGCCTGCAAAATTAGAAAATGGTGAAACGATTTCATCCTCTGCTCTAATCAAAGATATGATGTTCATCTGTGAAGCTGGAGATATAATTCCAACCGATGGTGAAATTATAGAAGGTTTAGCAACGATCGACGAAAGTGCTATTACAGGAGAAAGTGCACCTGTAATTCGTGAAGCTGGTGGTGATAAAAGCTCGGTTACTGGAGGAACAAAAGTTCTTTCGGATCGAATTAAAGTCAAAGTTACGACACAACCAGGAGAAAGTTTTTTAGATAAAATGATTGCATTAGTTGAAGGTGCAAATCGTCAGAAATCACCAAATGAAATTGCTTTAACCATTTTATTAGCTGCTTTTACATTAGTATTTGTCATAGTTATGGTTACCCTAAAACCATTCGCTGATTATGCAAATGTTCCCATTACCATTGGCGCTTTAATCTCATTATTTGTATGTTTAATTCCAACCACTATTGGAGGTTTATTATCCGCAATCGGAATTGCTGGAATGGATAGAGCTTTGCGTGCAAATGTTATTACAAAAAGTGGAAAAGCAGTGGAAACAGCAGGCGATATAGATGTTTTATTATTGGATAAAACAGGAACCATTACAATCGGGAATCGTAAGGCGACGGCTTTATATCCTGCAATTGGAATAGAAATGGAAGCTTTAGAAAAAGCAGCAGTTCTTAGTTCGATGAGTGATGAAACGCCAGAAGGAAAATCAATTATAGAATTAGTTCAGATAGATCCATTAAAGTATGCAATTCAACATCCTATTTTCATCAATTTTAGCGCAGAAACACGTTGTTCAGGAATTGATTTTGATCAAACTCGTATTCGAAAAGGAGCTGTAGATGCTATCAAAAATTTGGTTGAAAATGCTGGAAATACTTTTCCAAACGAAATTCAATTGAAAGCTAATGAAATTGCTCAAAATGGAGGAACACCTTTAGTTGTTTCTCAAAATGAACAAGTTTTAGGAGTGATCGAATTACAAGATATTATCAAACCTGGAATTCAAGAACGCTTTGCTCGTTTACGTAAAATGGGAATTAAAACGGTTATGGTAACAGGTGATAATCCTATGACTGCAAAATTTATCGCAGAAAAAGCAGGTGTAGATGATTTTATTGCGGAAGCAAAACCGGAGGATAAAATGAATTACATCAAAAAAGAACAAACCGAAGGTCGTTTGGTTGCGATGATGGGCGATGGTACAAATGACGCTCCTGCTCTAGCGCAAGCTAATGTTGGTGTAGCCATGAACAGTGGTACGCAAGCAGCAAAAGAAGCTGGAAATATGGTAGATTTAGATAATGATCCAACCAAATTAATTGAAGTTGTTGAAATCGGAAAACAATTATTAATGACGCGCGGAACCTTAACAACCTTTAGTATTGCCAACGATGTAGCAAAATATTTTGCCATCATACCCGCTTTATTTATTACAGCAATTCCGGCCTTAAAAGGATTGAATATCATGAATTTACATAGTCCAGAAACCGCTATTTTATCGGCTGTTATTTTCAATGCGATTATTATTCCTTTCTTGATTCCTTTAGCATTAAAAGGTGTTCCATACAAACCAATTGGAGCAAGTGCACTTTTGAGAAGAAATTTACTGATTTATGGAATTGGAGGAATCATCGTTCCATTTATCGGGATAAAACTAATCGACATCTTTATTTCCATATTTTTTTAA
- a CDS encoding K(+)-transporting ATPase subunit C yields MKQNSIKAILLTLSLMLLLMVLYPLAMWGIAQLSPNQGKGFLVADKNNQHYYENIGQSFSKDHYFWGRPSAVDYNAAGSGASNKGSNNEEYLQEVEKRLNDFLQKNPTVKKEDVPVDLITASGSGLDPNISVQGAIVQVDRIAKARGLDHEKVKELIDNQIEKPLLGSLGPDKINVLKLNIELDKLSK; encoded by the coding sequence ATGAAACAAAATAGTATAAAAGCAATTTTACTAACATTAAGCTTAATGCTCCTTTTAATGGTACTATATCCGTTAGCTATGTGGGGAATTGCTCAACTTTCTCCAAATCAAGGAAAAGGTTTTTTAGTTGCCGATAAAAACAATCAGCATTATTACGAAAATATTGGACAATCATTTTCAAAAGATCATTATTTCTGGGGACGACCATCGGCTGTAGATTACAATGCAGCAGGTTCTGGTGCAAGTAACAAAGGATCAAATAATGAAGAATATTTGCAAGAAGTTGAAAAACGCTTAAATGATTTTCTTCAAAAAAATCCAACGGTAAAAAAAGAAGACGTTCCTGTAGATTTAATTACGGCTAGTGGAAGTGGTTTAGATCCTAATATTTCAGTTCAAGGAGCAATTGTGCAAGTTGATAGAATTGCAAAAGCTCGAGGTTTAGATCACGAAAAAGTAAAAGAATTGATTGATAACCAAATTGAAAAACCTTTATTAGGAAGTTTAGGTCCTGATAAAATCAATGTCTTAAAACTGAATATCGAATTGGATAAATTATCGAAATAA